The proteins below are encoded in one region of Telopea speciosissima isolate NSW1024214 ecotype Mountain lineage chromosome 10, Tspe_v1, whole genome shotgun sequence:
- the LOC122643752 gene encoding dentin sialophosphoprotein-like yields the protein MGNEMGNQNVSRMQEQDSIKLEASKESVEVSMASIDVNGAEDAKQQIASGDSSGAGDPKQTINGREHDKTETQAHEGSSKVPMGSNNHNGMDGGMESVSSIDDGEFHPQTGSPSKENLPRTMDNQIQRQASSGREGEEARISSLDTKSIVGQARSMELETIKSDQHESTIDHTELSVSSSESQKTNEHTGSPSEENSWRKNENQTQIQASNGGEGEETRYPLLDSKSMVPNPQSVELETVTNQHKSTISAAESSGPLSEIGNSNEHTGSASEENSSRINDNQVQREASFGEDWEETRTSCLDTKSRVQNPESMILETLKSDPKESTEAHTELFVEASSKFPGSSGDILRPSRPQDSEEKEQKLEDDSNIPHSYTQVEKMEEDMPMENMESQDKEVVDIININGVNSEIINGSEVWNTIDGIEAEKSASEEQEPTLSNSLLNDGRDSRVSQSEALALTKSQDSFQIEAPEPECKYVVLTNNRIMIENGSESKQKRYDSNTTSLSEGLVEESNANKINICQSEFVTIGCDHEEERKEGELCDSYKPMIQNGFQIDDENVPLDVLKLNMQDSNQNSISEISCKELEGETKMVVGDIVPTESIVTDSNHEEGKLPTCLSQPVEKFLPPDPVSLDESQVPKQDRLIETDTVDSRSGSTIASDRNSCDEVDVRKTSNFDSTNSTVETMVSLENEKSKQDLSQNQGLDQSNYQELSTVALVPSGMSTDGSQGHESACDLTNHTCDHNSNFDFGTEENNDHSVNEMNQDNIKGKVDVRAK from the exons ATGGGCAATGAGATGGGAAACCAGAATGTATCTCGAATGCAAG AGCAAGATAGCATCAAGCTTGAAGCTTCAAAAGAATCCGTGGAAGTGTCAATGGCTTCAATTGATGTAAATGGGGCAGAAGATGCAAAACAACAGATTGCTTCTGGGGACTCATCCGGAGCAGGTGATCCTAAACAAACAATCAATGGAAGAG AGCATGACAAAACTGAAACTCAAGCTCATGAGGGATCTTCAAAAGTTCCAATGGGTTCAAATAATCACAATGGCATGGATGGTGGAATGGAGTCAGTTTCATCTATTGATGATGGAGAATTTCATCCGcaaacaggttcaccctctaaGGAGAACTTGCCCAGAACAATGGACAACCAAATTCAGAGACAGGCATCAAGTGGAAGAG AGGGAGAAGAGGCAAGGATTTCGTCTCTGGATACAAAATCTATAGTGGGTCAGGCCAGATCTATGGAATTGGAGACCATAAAGTCTGATCAACATGAATCCACCATAGATCACACTGAATTATCAGTTTCGTCATCTGAATCTCAGAAGACTAATGAGCACACAGGTTCACCTTCTGAGGAGAACTCATGGAGAAAAAATGAGAACCAGACTCAGATTCAGGCATCAAATGGAGGAG AAGGAGAAGAGACGAGGTATCCATTACTGGATTCAAAATCCATGGTCCCTAACCCCCAATCTGTGGAATTGGAAACTGTTACCAATCAACATAAGTCCACAATATCTGCTGCTGAATCATCAGGTCCATTGTCAGAAATTGGGAATTCTAATGAGCATACAGGTTCAGCTTCTGAAGAAAATTCATCCAGAATAAATGACAACCAGGTTCAGAGAGAGGCATCATTTGGGGAAG ATTGGGAAGAGACTAGGACTTCATGTCTTGATACAAAATCCAGAGTCCAAAACCCCGAATCTATGATATTAGAAACTCTGAAGTCTGATCCAAAGGAGTCCACTGAAGCTCACACCGAACTATTTGTGGAAGCCAGCAGCAAATTTCCGGGAAGCAGCGGGGACATTCTCAGACCAAGCAGACCTCAAGATTCTGAGGAGAAAGAACAAAAGCTAGAGGATGATAGTAATATACCCCATTCCTACACACAAGTAGAAAAGATGGAGGAAGATATGCCAATGGAAAACATGGAATCCCAAGACAAGGAGGTGGTAGACATTATCAATATCAATGGGGTGAATTCTGAAATCATAAATGGAAGTGAAGTTTGGAACACTATAGATGGAATTGAAGCCGAGAAGAGTGCAAGTGAAGAGCAAGAACCCACCTTATCGAATTCTCTTCTGAATGATGGCAGGGATTCCAGGGTATCACAATCTGAAGCTCTTGCCTTGACCAAATCACAAGACTCCTTCCAAATAGAAGCTCCTGAACCAGAATGCAAATATGTAGTTCTGACCAACAACAGAATAATGATAGAGAATGGATCAGAAAGCAAACAGAAGAGGTATGATTCTAACACAACTTCGCTTTCTGAAGGTTTGGTGGAAGAATCAAATGCAAATAAGATCAATATTTGTCAAAGTGAGTTTGTGACAATAGGCTGTGAtcatgaagaagagagaaaggaaggtgaACTATGCGATTCATACAAACCCATGATCCAGAATGGTTTCCAAATTGATGATGAAAATGTGCCTCTGGATGTGTTAAAACTCAACATGCAGGATAGCAACCAGAACTCGATTTCAGAGATATCCTGTAAAGAGTTGGAAGGAGAAACCAAGATGGTTGTTGGGGACATAGTTCCAACAGAATCAATTGTCACTGATAGCAACCATGAAGAGGGGAAACTCCCAACATGTTTGTCCCAACCAGTGGAAAAGTTTCTCCCACCAGACCCTGTTTCTCTAGACGAGTCTCAAGTTCCCAAACAGGACAGACTAATAGAAACTGACACTGTAGATTCTAGAAGTGGGTCAACCATAGCATCAGATCGAAACAGTTGTGATGAAGTTGATGTTAGAAAAACTTCCAACTTTGATTCAACAAACTCAACTGTAGAAACTATGGTATCTTTGGAGAATGAGAAGTCTAAGCAAGACCTCTCACAGAATCAGGGCCTAGACCAATCAAACTATCAGGAATTAAGTACAGTGGCACTTGTGCCATCTGGTATGTCTACTGATGGCTCTCAGGGACATGAATCAGCATGTGATCTAACCAACCACACGTGTGACCACAACTCAAACTTTGATTTTGGAACAGAAGAAAACAATGACCATTCTGTCAATGAAATGAACCAAGACAACATCAAAGGCAAGGTTGATGTTAGAGCAAA GTAA
- the LOC122642831 gene encoding ATP sulfurylase 1, chloroplastic: protein MASMAVQFVQSSDSFRSFPQIRKTQLNINLNSSLSLHSRYEKKKSLYRLRVSSGLIEPDGGKLVELFVMEPQKNEKKKEAMSIPRIKLSKIDLEWVHVLSEGWASPLRGFMRESEFLQTLHFNCLRLEDGSIANMSLPIVLAIDDFQKQRIGESTKVALFDSADNPVAILSNIEIYKHPKEERIARTWGTTAPGLPYVEQAITNAGNWLIGGDLEVIEPIKYKDGLDRFRLSPAELRDEFTRRNADAVFAFQLRNPVHNGHALLMTDTRRRLLEKGYKNPVLLLHPLGGFTKADDVPLSWRMKQHEKVLEDGILDPETTVVSIFPSPMHYAGPTEVQWHAKARINAGANYYIVGRDPAGMSHPVEKRDLYDADHGKKVLSMAPGLQRLNILPFRVAAYDKTQGKMAFFDPSRPQDFLFISGTKMRTLAKNSESPPDGFMCPGGWKVLVDYYDSLVPSENGNVREAVPA, encoded by the exons ATGGCGTCCATGGCTGTTCAATTCGTACAATCTTCGGACTCTTTTCGCTCATTCCCTCAAATTCGCAAAACCCAGTTGAATATCAATCTCAATTCTTCGCTTTCTCTTCATTCCCGCTACGAAAAGAAGAAGAGTCTTTACCGTCTTCGTGTTTCCTCCGGTTTGATCGAACCAGATGGAGGGAAGCTTGTTGAGCTCTTCGTTATGGAGCCTCAgaagaacgagaagaagaaggaagcgATGTCGATCCCCAGAATCAAGTTATCGAAGATTGATCTTGAATGGGTTCATGTCCTCAGTGAAGGGTGGGCTAGTCCGCTCCGTGGATTCATGAGAGAATCCGAGTTCCTCCAAACTCTTCATTTCAATTGCCTTCGGCTCGAGGATGGTTCCATCGCCAACATGTCGTTGCCGATCGTCCTTGCCATCGATGATTTTCAGAAGCAGCGTATCGGTGAATCGACCAAGGTCGCTCTTTTCGACTCTGCTGACAACCCAGTAGCCATTTTGAGCAA TATCGAAATCTACAAACACCCTAAAGAAGAACGAATAGCCAGAACATGGGGAACCACTGCCCCTGGATTACCATATGTTGAACAGGCGATAACTAATGCCGGAAACTGGCTTATCGGAGGCGACTTGGAGGTTATAGAGCCAATCAAGTACAAGGATGGTCTTGATCGGTTTCGCCTGTCCCCTGCAGAACTCCGTGACGAATTCACGAGGCGCAATGCTGATGCAGTGTTTGCTTTCCAGTTAAGGAACCCTGTTCACAATGGCCATGCATTGCTTATGACTGACACTCGCCGTCGGCTTCTGGAGAAGGGTTACAAGAACCCTGTATTGTTGCTTCACCCATTGGGAGGTTTCACAAAGGCAGATGATGTGCCACTTAGTTGGAGAATGAAGCAACATGAGAAG GTGCTTGAAGACGGCATCTTGGATCCAGAGACAACAGTGGTTTCAATCTTCCCTTCTCCCATGCATTATGCAGGTCCAACTGAGGTGCAGTGGCATGCAAAAGCCCGCATAAATGCAGGTGCTAATTACTACATTGTGGGTCGGGATCCAGCTGGTATGAGCCACCCTGTTGAGAAGAGGGACCTTTACGATGCTGATCATGGGAAGAAGGTGCTTAGTATGGCTCCTGGACTTCAGCGTCTAAACATCCTTCCATTCAGG gTAGCTGCCTATGACAAGACTCAGGGGAAAATGGCTTTCTTTGATCCATCAAGGCCACAAGATTTCCTCTTTATTTCAGGCACTAAG ATGCGAACCCTTGCAAAGAACAGCGAGAGCCCACCTGACGGTTTCATGTGTCCGGGCGGATGGAAGGTTTTGGTCGATTACTACGACAGCTTGGTTCCATCAGAGAACGGAAACGTCCGTGAAGCTGTTCCAGCTTAG